The following proteins are co-located in the bacterium genome:
- a CDS encoding MaoC family dehydratase — MEDIRFDDIPALQAKISDTFGDWSDPLEVTQEKINQFADLTGDHQWIHVDVERAKTQSPFGGTIAHGFLTLSLLPALRSKQTWKIVGYGNATNYGANKLRFVSPVPAGSKLHAHARLVGAEAHPKGTQVTQEINVHVVGNERPALIYEMVVLYHPSMKRG, encoded by the coding sequence GTGGAAGATATCCGCTTCGACGACATTCCCGCCCTACAGGCGAAGATCAGCGACACGTTCGGGGACTGGAGCGATCCGCTCGAGGTCACCCAGGAGAAGATCAACCAGTTCGCCGACCTGACGGGCGACCACCAGTGGATCCACGTCGACGTCGAGCGGGCGAAGACGCAGAGCCCGTTCGGCGGCACGATCGCGCACGGCTTCCTCACGCTGAGCCTGCTGCCGGCGCTGCGCAGCAAGCAGACGTGGAAGATCGTCGGCTACGGCAACGCCACGAACTACGGCGCCAACAAGCTGCGCTTCGTGTCGCCCGTCCCGGCCGGCTCGAAGCTGCACGCGCATGCGCGGCTGGTCGGCGCGGAGGCGCACCCGAAGGGCACCCAGGTGACCCAGGAGATCAACGTGCACGTGGTCGGCAACGAGCGGCCGGCGCTGATCTACGAGATGGTCGTGCTGTACCATCCGTCCATGAAGCGGGGTTGA
- a CDS encoding glycosyltransferase — protein sequence MTVMERPRRWYGRVPVIGGLLEEALRPEEITYRRFGDGEDRPRRIRAQALVLLTVVTGGVYIGWVATAINPAHLLMGIAFLLSESACLVLFTIGGSSLWRLRFKPRRSPVPEKAYAIDVLVPVCGEPIEVITTTLEAVTRIRWSGPLAVHVLDDGGSADVEAVVRRLGFAYHSRPRDGVAKDDAKAGNMNFGLARSHGDLVLVLDADQVPHPDILESLAGYFRFERLAFVQSRQSYLVAEGDPLFNEDRVFYGAVQLAMDAHDTVISCGSGVLYRRAALEDIGGFATWNLVEDLTTSYHLHAKGWKSFYYPYPLSEGLAPEDVWGVYRQRGQWALDTMRLFFWDNPLVKRGLPWRKRLNYFLIGFTYLTVGFAVPFLFVVPPWTYVTGQEVLLCSAVHFAIARGVYFGAMAWALRYLARGEQPGRQFQMLVGFFPIYLMGTLRALRWRRGKPGYRPNNAGKRRRRPAVLAVLPQVVLIAANLFLPLYAALAHTTSARVIAVNALVSAVAIWTLWSALDAALGRHRWAPRRHPLEFYGRSKVA from the coding sequence ATGACCGTGATGGAGCGCCCGCGGCGTTGGTACGGTCGGGTGCCGGTGATCGGTGGGTTGCTCGAGGAGGCGCTGCGTCCCGAGGAGATCACGTACCGGCGCTTCGGGGACGGGGAGGATCGGCCGCGGCGCATCCGCGCCCAGGCCCTCGTCCTCCTCACCGTCGTCACCGGCGGCGTCTACATCGGGTGGGTCGCGACGGCGATCAACCCGGCGCATCTCCTCATGGGGATCGCGTTCCTGCTCAGCGAGAGCGCCTGCCTCGTCCTGTTCACCATCGGCGGCTCCAGCCTCTGGCGGCTGCGCTTCAAGCCGCGGCGATCGCCGGTGCCGGAGAAGGCGTACGCCATCGACGTGCTCGTGCCGGTGTGCGGCGAGCCGATCGAGGTGATCACGACCACGCTCGAGGCGGTGACGCGCATCCGCTGGTCGGGGCCGCTCGCCGTGCACGTGCTCGACGACGGCGGCTCGGCCGACGTCGAGGCCGTCGTGCGGCGGCTCGGCTTCGCCTACCACTCGCGGCCCCGCGACGGCGTCGCGAAGGACGACGCCAAGGCCGGGAACATGAACTTCGGTCTCGCGCGCTCGCACGGCGATCTCGTGCTCGTGCTCGACGCGGACCAGGTCCCGCACCCCGACATCCTCGAGTCGCTGGCCGGCTACTTCCGCTTCGAGCGCCTCGCGTTCGTCCAGTCGCGGCAGTCGTACCTCGTCGCCGAGGGCGATCCGCTCTTCAACGAGGACCGCGTGTTCTACGGCGCCGTGCAACTCGCCATGGATGCGCACGACACCGTGATCTCGTGCGGCTCCGGCGTACTCTACCGGCGTGCGGCGCTCGAGGACATCGGCGGCTTCGCGACCTGGAACCTGGTCGAGGATCTGACGACCTCGTACCACCTGCACGCGAAGGGCTGGAAGTCGTTCTACTATCCGTACCCGCTCTCGGAGGGTCTCGCGCCCGAGGACGTGTGGGGCGTGTACCGGCAGCGCGGACAGTGGGCGCTCGACACCATGCGCCTCTTCTTCTGGGACAACCCGCTGGTGAAGCGCGGGCTCCCGTGGCGCAAGCGGCTCAACTACTTCCTCATCGGTTTCACCTATCTCACCGTCGGCTTCGCGGTGCCGTTCCTCTTCGTGGTGCCGCCGTGGACCTACGTCACCGGGCAGGAGGTCCTGCTCTGCTCCGCCGTGCACTTCGCGATCGCGCGCGGCGTCTACTTCGGCGCCATGGCCTGGGCGCTGCGCTATCTCGCCCGCGGCGAGCAGCCGGGGCGCCAGTTCCAGATGCTCGTCGGCTTCTTCCCGATCTACCTCATGGGGACGCTGCGGGCCCTGCGCTGGCGTCGCGGTAAGCCGGGCTATCGGCCCAACAACGCCGGCAAGCGTCGCCGCCGTCCGGCGGTCCTCGCAGTGCTGCCGCAGGTCGTGCTCATCGCTGCGAACCTCTTCCTGCCGCTCTATGCCGCGCTGGCGCACACCACGTCGGCGCGGGTGATCGCCGTCAACGCGCTCGTGTCCGCGGTCGCCATCTGGACGCTGTGGAGCGCGCTCGATGCGGCGCTGGGACGCCATCGCTGGGCGCCGCGCCGCCACCCGCTCGAGTTCTATGGTCGCTCGAAAGTCGCTTAG
- the cysK gene encoding cysteine synthase A, whose translation MGHVFEDNSRSIGGTPLVELRRVTAGAPARLLAKVEGRNPAYSVKCRIGAAMIWAAEEEGVLTPDVEVIEPTSGNTGIALAFVCASRGYRLTLTMPETMSLERRKVLAAFGANLVLTPGAEGMRGAIRKAEEIMAAEPDKWFMPQQFANPANPAIHERTTGPEIWNDTDGAIDVFVAGVGTGGTITGVSRYLKHTRGRSIVSVAVEPESSPVITQTLAGQTPAPAPHKIQGIGAGFVPENLDLSLVDRVERVSDDEALAMARRLAKEEGILCGISCGAAVVASLRIAHDPAFAGKTIVTVLPDSGERYLSSALFADLA comes from the coding sequence ATGGGTCACGTCTTCGAGGACAACTCCCGCTCCATCGGCGGCACGCCGCTCGTGGAGCTCCGGCGCGTCACCGCCGGCGCGCCGGCACGCCTCCTCGCCAAGGTCGAGGGGCGCAATCCCGCCTACTCGGTGAAGTGTCGTATCGGCGCCGCGATGATCTGGGCCGCCGAGGAGGAGGGCGTCCTCACGCCGGATGTCGAGGTGATCGAGCCGACCAGCGGCAACACCGGCATCGCCCTCGCCTTCGTGTGCGCGTCGCGCGGCTACCGCCTGACGCTCACCATGCCCGAGACCATGAGCCTCGAGCGCCGCAAGGTCCTCGCCGCCTTCGGCGCCAACCTGGTGCTGACGCCCGGCGCCGAGGGCATGCGCGGTGCGATCCGCAAGGCCGAGGAGATCATGGCGGCCGAGCCGGACAAGTGGTTCATGCCGCAGCAGTTCGCCAACCCGGCGAACCCGGCGATCCACGAGCGCACCACCGGTCCCGAGATCTGGAACGACACCGACGGCGCGATCGACGTCTTCGTCGCCGGCGTCGGCACGGGCGGGACCATCACCGGCGTGTCGCGCTACCTGAAGCACACGCGCGGCAGGAGCATCGTCTCGGTGGCGGTCGAGCCCGAGAGCAGCCCCGTCATCACGCAGACGCTCGCGGGCCAGACCCCGGCGCCGGCACCGCACAAGATCCAGGGCATCGGCGCCGGCTTCGTCCCCGAGAACCTCGACCTCTCGCTCGTCGACCGCGTCGAGCGCGTCTCCGACGACGAGGCGCTCGCGATGGCGCGGCGCCTCGCCAAGGAGGAAGGCATCCTCTGCGGCATCTCGTGCGGCGCCGCCGTGGTCGCGTCGCTGCGCATCGCGCACGATCCCGCGTTCGCCGGCAAGACCATCGTCACGGTCCTGCCCGACTCGGGCGAGCGCTACTTGTCGTCGGCGCTGTTCGCCGACCTCGCCTGA
- a CDS encoding branched-chain amino acid transaminase: MQTTDRIWLDGRLVPWAEANVHVLTHTLHYGLGVFEGIRCYRGRGGVSAIFRLGEHVERLFGSAHVLDLAMPWSREEVVAACIETVRANRMEECYIRPLAFMGDGEMGLSARPQTRLAIAVWPWGSYLGDEGLRNGIRLKTSSFQRFHPNTMMTKAKAVGHYVNSILAAREARGAGYDEALLLDVDGYVSEASGENIFVVRDGVVRTTALPTVLSGITRDAVLTMCADLGIPSREERFTRDEVYLADEAFFTGTAAEVTPIRELDDRRVGAGKPGEITTRIQQLFFAAVRGEERRYAHWLTPV; this comes from the coding sequence ATGCAGACGACCGATCGTATCTGGCTCGACGGCCGCCTGGTCCCGTGGGCCGAGGCCAACGTGCACGTCCTCACCCACACCCTGCACTACGGGCTCGGCGTCTTCGAGGGCATCCGCTGCTACCGCGGTCGGGGCGGCGTGTCGGCCATCTTCCGGCTGGGCGAGCACGTCGAGCGCCTGTTCGGCTCGGCCCACGTCCTCGACCTGGCGATGCCGTGGAGCCGCGAGGAGGTGGTGGCGGCGTGCATCGAGACGGTGCGCGCGAACCGCATGGAGGAGTGCTACATCCGGCCCCTGGCGTTCATGGGCGACGGGGAGATGGGGCTCTCCGCCCGCCCGCAGACCCGGCTCGCCATCGCGGTCTGGCCCTGGGGCTCGTACCTCGGCGACGAGGGCCTCCGCAACGGCATCCGTCTCAAGACCAGCTCCTTCCAGCGCTTCCACCCGAACACGATGATGACCAAGGCCAAGGCCGTCGGGCACTACGTCAACTCGATCCTCGCGGCGCGCGAGGCGCGCGGGGCGGGATACGACGAGGCGCTCCTGCTCGACGTCGACGGCTACGTCTCCGAGGCGAGCGGCGAGAACATCTTCGTCGTGCGCGACGGCGTCGTGCGGACGACGGCGCTCCCCACCGTGCTCTCCGGGATCACCCGCGACGCGGTGCTGACGATGTGCGCCGACCTCGGCATCCCCAGCCGCGAGGAGCGGTTCACGCGCGACGAGGTGTATCTCGCCGACGAGGCCTTCTTCACCGGAACGGCGGCGGAGGTCACACCCATCCGGGAGCTCGACGACCGCCGCGTCGGGGCAGGGAAGCCGGGCGAGATCACGACCCGCATCCAGCAGCTGTTCTTCGCCGCCGTGCGCGGCGAGGAGCGTCGCTACGCCCACTGGCTGACCCCCGTCTGA
- a CDS encoding DUF1232 domain-containing protein — protein MPAASRPMRPVSMRLLLQLPRQVRLCWRLLGERRVTPWSKMVLLAALLYLILPFDLVPDILVGPGQLDDLGLLVAAGWWFVHQCPPDVVAEHLRAIDGDAAG, from the coding sequence ATGCCCGCGGCGAGCCGCCCGATGCGCCCCGTGTCGATGCGCCTCCTGCTCCAGCTGCCGCGCCAGGTGCGTCTCTGCTGGCGCCTCCTCGGCGAGCGCCGCGTCACGCCCTGGTCGAAGATGGTGCTGCTCGCCGCGCTCCTCTATCTGATCCTGCCCTTCGACCTCGTGCCCGACATCCTCGTCGGCCCGGGACAGCTCGACGACCTCGGGCTGCTGGTCGCCGCCGGCTGGTGGTTCGTGCACCAGTGTCCGCCCGACGTCGTCGCCGAGCACCTGCGCGCGATCGACGGCGACGCCGCGGGCTGA
- a CDS encoding PKD domain-containing protein has translation MMRTKRWLACLAVAPLILAGCGGSSEPPATTTTTAPAATAPTAAAGDEEEYELDVIAEAEPDEGAPPLKVQFTASVEEDEGGPWKFLWDFGDGKTSTEQNPVHTYDKIGEYTATLTVTDSRNYKGNDEIDVFVETEEDAAE, from the coding sequence ATGATGCGAACGAAGCGCTGGCTCGCGTGCCTGGCGGTGGCACCGCTGATCCTCGCCGGATGCGGCGGAAGCAGCGAGCCCCCTGCGACCACCACGACGACCGCGCCGGCCGCGACCGCGCCCACGGCGGCCGCAGGGGACGAGGAAGAGTACGAGCTCGACGTCATCGCCGAGGCCGAGCCCGACGAGGGCGCCCCGCCGCTCAAGGTGCAGTTCACCGCTTCGGTCGAAGAGGACGAGGGCGGGCCGTGGAAGTTCCTGTGGGACTTCGGCGACGGCAAGACGAGCACCGAGCAGAACCCCGTCCACACCTACGACAAGATCGGCGAGTACACGGCGACCCTGACGGTCACCGACTCCCGCAACTACAAGGGCAACGACGAGATCGACGTCTTCGTCGAGACCGAAGAGGACGCCGCCGAGTAG
- a CDS encoding GAF domain-containing protein, translated as MPDSRARSGPPPRTPPKNPLGEKAADELRAIARDAHAPEDAIEPALRILLEAVGATAGAICLFDQRQELLRLAAEVGLSDEGCRQLRSVRRGGVGTWDMPLHSLLNRRAYLIESAARNRYVPPLVEPASSVRTLACIPLYTGSTALASLVLVAMTPQSFGEREIRVLDPALRELITIIESVRKRVPGGAGAERSEPAPASAPAPPPLPPGARRPQRATLSPELSRDTRRAAAPRALPGAATALEGGGRARRRAGRARRAARGGRARDRVRLAAALEKAAAERAADVTRLMTRLLDAESAGARQTGTSPREGAEDLRRALEAAQLAETARATAAVEAEAARVEATRARSEIQRLQTSEREAREERGRLERTITDLEGRLDAASAARGPQDEALAAATARAEAAASETAALQRERDALVAERDSLRQAGGRRRRRHGARRPRPGPRAARHAERRGPSAWARGRDRRALAADAARAAQAEHGPRRRARSPRPAPPACGSMISARLTGAPRRARSGHSPTPTRCAPPPRGRGAQVLRAELDATRGAASRSRPTRRPPARRGGARERHYCRPQRAAAAEARAALDAALTAQTTAVESLRGEHERALAGLRGEHEGTLASLRRDHDAALAGLESEHAVALDGLRTEHATMLAERDAAAAAAAEQLGTLAAERDALVARTEELTAAQARAAEEADAALRAAVEAAQAAARSELDAAHAELAPLRSERDALKAAHDDLLARVDALAGERDELRAATATLTAERDVHATARAELEATLRATRDEAAATLHAERARLAAELTAARTGTLPTGDAGRGAARRIVAPPTDEPLG; from the coding sequence ATGCCCGACTCGCGCGCCCGGAGCGGGCCCCCACCGCGTACGCCCCCGAAGAATCCGCTCGGGGAGAAGGCCGCGGACGAGCTGCGTGCCATCGCCCGGGACGCGCACGCGCCCGAGGACGCGATCGAGCCGGCCCTGCGCATCCTGCTCGAAGCGGTCGGCGCCACCGCGGGCGCCATCTGTCTCTTCGACCAGCGCCAGGAGCTGCTGCGGCTGGCGGCCGAGGTGGGCCTGTCCGACGAGGGCTGCCGGCAGCTGCGCAGCGTGCGGCGCGGCGGCGTCGGCACCTGGGACATGCCGCTCCACAGCCTGCTCAACCGGCGCGCGTACCTGATCGAGAGCGCGGCGCGGAACCGCTACGTGCCGCCCCTCGTCGAGCCCGCGTCTTCGGTGCGGACGCTCGCGTGCATCCCGCTCTACACCGGCTCCACCGCGCTCGCGAGCCTCGTCCTGGTGGCGATGACGCCGCAGTCGTTCGGCGAACGCGAGATCCGGGTCCTCGACCCCGCGCTGCGCGAGCTGATCACGATCATCGAGTCGGTCCGCAAGCGCGTCCCCGGCGGCGCCGGCGCCGAGCGGAGCGAACCGGCCCCGGCATCCGCTCCCGCCCCGCCGCCGCTGCCCCCAGGTGCCCGCCGTCCGCAGCGCGCCACCCTGTCGCCCGAGCTGAGCCGCGACACGCGGCGCGCCGCGGCGCCACGCGCCCTGCCCGGCGCCGCCACCGCGCTCGAAGGCGGAGGCCGAGCGCGGCGGCGAGCCGGCCGCGCTCGCCGCGCGGCTCGAGGAGGCCGAGCACGCGACCGCGTCCGGCTCGCCGCCGCGCTCGAGAAGGCCGCCGCCGAGCGGGCCGCCGACGTGACCCGGCTCATGACGCGGCTGCTCGACGCCGAGAGCGCCGGCGCCCGCCAGACCGGCACGTCGCCGCGCGAAGGGGCCGAGGATCTGCGGCGGGCTCTCGAGGCCGCCCAGCTCGCCGAGACGGCGCGGGCGACCGCCGCGGTCGAAGCCGAGGCGGCGCGCGTCGAGGCCACGCGCGCCCGCTCCGAGATCCAGCGTCTCCAGACCTCCGAGCGCGAGGCCCGCGAGGAGCGCGGTCGCCTCGAGCGCACGATCACGGACCTCGAGGGCCGGCTCGATGCGGCGAGCGCCGCACGCGGGCCGCAGGACGAGGCCCTCGCTGCCGCCACCGCCCGCGCCGAAGCCGCTGCGTCGGAGACGGCCGCGCTGCAGCGCGAGCGCGACGCCCTCGTCGCCGAGCGCGACAGCCTGCGCCAGGCCGGAGGCCGCCGGCGACGCCGACACGGCGCGCGCCGACCTCGCCCAGGCCCGCGCGCAGCTCGCCACGCTGAGCGCCGAGGTCCGAGCGCCTGGGCGCGGGGCCGCGACCGGCGCGCGCTGGCCGCCGACGCGGCCCGCGCCGCGCAAGCCGAGCACGGGCCCAGGCGACGCGCGCGCTCGCCGAGGCCGGCACCGCCCGCATGCGGGTCGATGATCTCGGCGCGGCTCACCGGCGCACCGCGCCGAGCGCGGTCAGGCCACTCGCCGACGCCGACGCGCTGCGCGCCGCCGCCGCGCGGCCGAGGAGCACAAGTGCTGCGCGCGGAGCTCGATGCCACCCGCGGCGCCGCCAGTCGCTCCAGGCCGACGCGCCGACCGCCTGCGCGCCGAGGCGGAGCGCGCGAGCGCCATTATTGCCGGCCACAGCGGGCGGCGGCAGCCGAAGCGCGGGCGGCGCTCGACGCCGCCCTGACGGCGCAGACCACCGCCGTCGAGTCGCTGCGCGGCGAGCACGAGCGCGCGCTCGCGGGTCTGCGCGGTGAGCACGAGGGCACGCTCGCGAGCCTGCGTCGGGACCACGACGCCGCCCTCGCAGGGCTCGAGAGCGAGCACGCCGTCGCGCTCGACGGGCTGCGCACGGAGCACGCGACCATGCTCGCGGAGCGCGACGCGGCAGCAGCCGCCGCCGCGGAGCAGCTCGGCACGCTCGCCGCCGAGCGCGACGCCCTCGTAGCGCGCACCGAAGAGCTGACCGCGGCGCAGGCCCGCGCGGCCGAGGAAGCGGACGCCGCGCTGCGGGCCGCGGTCGAGGCCGCCCAGGCGGCCGCACGCAGCGAGCTCGATGCCGCCCACGCAGAGCTCGCGCCGCTGCGCAGCGAGCGCGACGCCCTGAAGGCCGCGCACGACGATCTCCTCGCTCGTGTCGACGCGCTGGCCGGCGAGCGCGACGAGCTGCGCGCCGCCACGGCCACGCTCACCGCGGAGCGCGACGTCCACGCCACCGCGCGTGCCGAGCTCGAGGCGACGCTGCGTGCCACGCGTGACGAGGCCGCCGCGACGCTGCACGCCGAGCGCGCCCGCCTGGCGGCGGAGCTGACGGCGGCGCGCACCGGCACCCTGCCCACGGGCGATGCGGGTCGCGGCGCCGCTCGGCGCATCGTCGCGCCGCCGACGGACGAGCCACTTGGGTGA
- a CDS encoding alpha/beta fold hydrolase, with translation MQGRVAIGLALSGAALAVACGAGGSTMDAAAPDWVVRTRAPRASSPGRPPLLVLLHGIGTDENDLFPVADLLDPRFQVVSLRAPGAYVMGHSWFHIEFGRDGTIVPDVAGARRTLAELRRWLTAAPARFGTDPGRTVLLGFSQGAMMSLGVVRTEPVLTFAVVALSGRAPGDLFPPAATAAAVAAVPLFVGHGLYDDVLPVAQGRATREAFAGGADVTYREYPVAHGITDAELRDVAAWLTARLDGRRQARSANSADDK, from the coding sequence GTGCAGGGGCGGGTGGCGATCGGTCTGGCGCTCTCCGGGGCCGCGCTCGCCGTCGCCTGCGGAGCGGGAGGGTCGACGATGGACGCAGCGGCTCCGGACTGGGTGGTGCGCACGCGCGCGCCGCGGGCGTCGAGCCCGGGACGCCCCCCGTTGCTGGTGCTCCTGCACGGCATCGGCACCGACGAGAACGACCTCTTCCCCGTCGCCGACCTGCTCGACCCGCGCTTCCAGGTGGTGAGCCTGCGTGCGCCCGGCGCCTACGTGATGGGGCACAGCTGGTTCCACATCGAGTTCGGGCGCGACGGCACCATCGTGCCCGACGTCGCCGGCGCGCGCCGCACGCTCGCCGAGCTGCGTCGCTGGCTCACCGCGGCGCCGGCGCGCTTCGGCACCGATCCCGGGCGCACCGTGCTGCTCGGCTTCAGCCAGGGGGCGATGATGAGCCTCGGCGTCGTGCGCACCGAGCCCGTGCTGACGTTCGCCGTCGTCGCACTGAGCGGCCGCGCCCCGGGTGACCTGTTCCCGCCCGCCGCGACGGCCGCGGCCGTCGCCGCGGTGCCGCTCTTCGTCGGCCACGGCCTGTACGACGACGTGCTGCCGGTGGCGCAGGGCCGGGCCACGCGCGAGGCGTTCGCCGGCGGGGCCGACGTCACCTACCGGGAGTACCCGGTGGCGCACGGCATCACCGACGCCGAGCTGCGCGACGTCGCCGCCTGGCTGACGGCGCGCCTCGACGGGCGGCGTCAGGCGAGGTCGGCGAACAGCGCCGACGACAAGTAG
- a CDS encoding diguanylate cyclase yields MKAGPRILIVEDSAATALAMRVALERAGFCCDVAASGEEAWHKLASDTALVLLDIELPGESGPDVLRRLQADPTLAKIPVVFSSSRSDAATRIQCLAMGARAFLAKPVATVDLVVAVTEVLARDPEDPNDDPLADVLGDEIMDVRGVPANDLVRSLLAERQRLRTQVASHGRLVSAVLRLHQTVAAGVTADRVAQTVVQLAEPLLGAEAATLWVSAGPSLVPLATSAPAPPAPVALAGEGPVAEAWRTRRAVEADDVQHVPLTVAAEPIGVLSIQGPGPARASSSLAGFFCVEAALALDAAQRFAAAEAAARTDAVTGLANRRYLDRRLGEELRRARLHRQPLAVLFLDLDHFKRVNDTLGHDRGDAVLRAVGTALRSALRAADVIARYGGEEFVVLLPEVDRAGAAIAAERVRAAVAAETMRAIPDGPAVTATIGVATFPDDGSDAASLVTLADAAMLRGKQAGRNRVEVAAGPVPVPAPEPGYRGTAGIVRALFHALTLKDPATAEHSARVGGLAARLARFLDLPQDQIALAAQAGVLHDVGKLHVPDEVLLKPGPLDDTERIVMERHVPLGTALLTAVPETRHLAAVAHACQEHWDGGGYPEQLCGEDIPIAARIIAVVDAWHAMTTDRPYRRAMPAADAVAELRRCAGSQFDPTLTEALLSMLDADLRA; encoded by the coding sequence ATGAAGGCAGGTCCGCGCATCCTCATCGTCGAAGACAGCGCCGCGACCGCGCTCGCGATGCGCGTGGCGTTGGAACGGGCCGGCTTCTGCTGCGACGTCGCCGCGAGCGGCGAAGAGGCCTGGCACAAGCTCGCGTCCGACACCGCGCTCGTGCTGCTCGACATCGAGCTGCCGGGCGAGAGCGGGCCCGACGTGCTGCGCCGGCTCCAGGCCGACCCGACGCTCGCCAAGATCCCGGTGGTGTTCTCGTCGAGCCGCAGCGACGCGGCCACGCGCATCCAGTGCCTGGCGATGGGCGCGCGCGCGTTCCTCGCCAAGCCCGTGGCCACCGTCGACCTGGTCGTGGCCGTCACCGAGGTGCTCGCCCGCGACCCCGAGGATCCGAACGACGATCCGCTCGCCGACGTGCTCGGCGACGAGATCATGGACGTCCGTGGGGTGCCGGCCAACGATCTCGTGCGCTCGCTGCTGGCCGAGCGCCAGCGGCTGCGCACCCAGGTGGCGAGCCACGGGCGGCTCGTGTCGGCCGTCCTGCGCCTGCACCAGACCGTCGCCGCCGGCGTCACCGCCGATCGCGTCGCGCAGACCGTCGTCCAGCTGGCCGAGCCCCTGCTCGGTGCGGAGGCCGCGACGCTGTGGGTGTCGGCCGGGCCGAGCCTCGTGCCGCTCGCGACCAGCGCGCCGGCGCCGCCGGCGCCGGTGGCCCTCGCCGGCGAGGGGCCTGTCGCCGAGGCATGGCGTACGCGCCGCGCGGTGGAGGCGGACGACGTGCAGCACGTGCCGCTCACCGTGGCCGCCGAGCCGATCGGCGTGCTCTCGATCCAGGGCCCGGGGCCGGCGCGCGCGTCGAGCAGCCTCGCCGGCTTCTTCTGCGTCGAGGCCGCTCTGGCGCTGGACGCCGCGCAGCGCTTCGCCGCCGCGGAGGCGGCGGCGCGCACCGACGCCGTCACCGGCCTCGCGAACCGGCGCTACCTCGACCGGCGGCTCGGCGAGGAGCTGCGGCGCGCGCGTCTCCATCGCCAGCCCCTCGCCGTGCTCTTTCTCGACCTCGACCACTTCAAGCGCGTCAACGACACGCTCGGGCACGACCGCGGCGACGCCGTCCTGCGCGCGGTCGGCACGGCGCTGCGCAGCGCGCTGCGGGCGGCCGACGTGATTGCGCGCTACGGCGGCGAGGAATTCGTCGTCCTCCTGCCGGAGGTCGACCGTGCCGGCGCCGCTATCGCGGCGGAGCGGGTGCGGGCCGCCGTCGCGGCGGAGACCATGCGCGCCATCCCGGACGGGCCGGCGGTGACGGCGACGATCGGCGTGGCGACGTTTCCCGACGACGGCTCCGACGCGGCGTCCCTCGTGACGCTCGCCGACGCGGCGATGCTGCGCGGCAAGCAGGCGGGTCGCAACCGCGTCGAGGTGGCGGCCGGTCCCGTGCCGGTGCCGGCGCCCGAGCCGGGCTACCGAGGCACCGCCGGCATCGTGCGGGCGCTCTTCCATGCGCTGACGCTGAAGGACCCTGCGACGGCCGAGCACTCGGCGCGGGTGGGCGGCCTCGCCGCCCGGCTTGCCCGATTCCTCGACCTGCCGCAGGACCAGATCGCGCTCGCGGCCCAGGCCGGGGTCCTGCACGACGTCGGCAAGCTGCACGTGCCCGACGAGGTGCTCCTCAAGCCGGGGCCGCTCGACGACACGGAGCGTATCGTCATGGAGCGCCACGTCCCGCTCGGCACGGCGCTGCTCACCGCGGTACCGGAAACGCGCCATCTCGCGGCGGTGGCGCACGCCTGCCAGGAGCACTGGGACGGCGGCGGCTATCCGGAGCAGCTGTGCGGCGAGGACATCCCGAT